AGGGGGCGACTCTTTTTCAGGGATACCGAAATAGCACCACTCCCAGTTCCGATATCAAGAACCTTAAGCTCTGTGCTTGGATTTTCCGCTAAAATCAAGTCCACTAGTTCTTCAGTTTCAGGACGTGGAATCAAGACACGTTCATCAACCTGAAAACGTAAACCATGAAAGTCTTCATAGCCCAAGATATACTGAGCAGGCTTGTGTTTCTTTAGTTGGCTAAATGCATGAGCTAATAGCTCAGCATCTTCCTCTGAAACTTCCTGACGCAATTGAAGAACAAAATGAGTCAAGTCCCACTGCTTCAAACCACGATAAACAAAGGAAAGGGCCTCTGGCTCTTCTCCAACTGCCTCAAGCTGCTTCTCATAGTCAGCCAGAACATCCGCTAGAATCATTTGTTAAGCTCTTCCAATTTTTGCGTTTGATCATAAAGAACCAAGGCATCCACAACTTCATCTAGTTTCCCAGCCAAAATCGTATCTAGTTTTTGAAGGGTCAAACCAATACGGTGATCCGTTACACGGTTTTGTGGGAAGTTGTAAGTACGGATACGCTCTGAACGATCTCCTGTACCAACAGTAGACTTACGCTCAGCATCTTGTTCATCTTGAGCGATTTGTGCAAAGTGGTCCGCAACACGCGCACGGATAATCTTCATGGCTTTATCACGGTTCTTCTGTTGTGTACGTTCTTCTTGCATCTCTACTTTGATTCCAGTAGGAATGTGAACCATACGAACCGCAGTCGCAACCTTATTGACGTTCTGACCACCAGCACCAGATGCGTGATAGATATCGACACGAAGGTCCTTAGGATCAATTTCGTACTCTACTTCTTCAACTTCTGGCATAACCAAAACAGTTGCTGTAGAGGTATGAACACGACCTTGGCTCTCAGTCACAGGCACACGTTGTACACGGTGTGCTCCTGATTCATATTTGAGTTTTGAGTAGACTGATTGTCCTGAAACCATGGCAACCACTTCTTTGATACCACCGACACCATTATAAGAAGCTTCCATGACCTCAAAGCGCCAACCTTGTGTTTCTGCGTATTTTTGGTACATAGCTAAAAGGTCACCTGCAAACAAGGCAGCTTCATCACCACCTGCGGCTCCACGGATTTCGAGGATGATATTCTTGTCATCATTAGGGTCTTTTGGCAAGAGAAGAATTTTCAAGCGTTCTTCGTACTCTTCTTTAGCGGCTTTGGATTCTTTGAGTTCTTCCTTAGCCATTTCTTCCAAGTCAGGATCACCACTTGCTTCCTTAATCATCTCTTCAGCGTCTGAGATACTTTGGATGACTTGCTTGTACTCACGGTATGCTGTCACAGTTTCACGAGTATTTGCCTCTTCACGCGACAACTCCATGAAGCGTTTAGTGTCTGAAACGACTTCAGGGTCACTAAGCAATTCACCCAATTCCTCATAACGGTCTTCAACCGCTTGTAACTGATCATAAATATTCATTTGTTATCTTTACTCCTTATATAACTAATAGTCGTTTTCAGCCTTATTCAAAGGGATTATGTTTTCTTGAGGTGGATTAAACCAGTGCTTTCGGCAAACGGAGATATAACTCTCGTGTCCTCCAATTTGAACTTGTGCTCCCTCATAAACTGGCTTACCATCTTCCATACGAAGAACCATGGTTGCCTTTCTCGAGCAATAATGACAAATAGTCTTGATTTCATCAATCTTATCAGACAAAAGCAAAAGATATTTAGAACCTTCAAAGAGATTGTTCTGAAAATCATTTTTGAGACCAAAAGCCATCACTGGGATATCTAACTCATCAACAATTCGTGCCAAATCATAGACATTCGCACGGGTCAAAAACTGAGCCTCATCAACTAAAACGCAGTAAGGTCGTGGATCCATATGAGCAATGTAACCAAAAATATCCGTATCATCACCAATAGGATAGGCCTTCCGTTTCATGCCAATACGACTAGAGATATAGCCGACCCCATCTCGATTATCCAAACGACTGGTCAACAATACTACTGGTTTCCCTTGTTCTTCGTAATTATAGGCAACCTTAAGAATTTCAATGGATTTCCCAGAATTCATGGTGCCGTAGCGAAAATAAAGTTGTGCCAAACCAGTCTCCTCTAAAATATGTATTGTACTTATTTTATCATAATTCCAAGCGTAAAAGGGAGGGAGACTGAACAATTTTTTGAAAAAAGTTCGCCTCTCTCCCTTATTTTTATGCTAGGTTTGACTGGTATTCCAAATGGCTCAATCTTATCTTCCTGATAAAGTTTTACCAGTCTAAAAGTTTCTTATGAATAGGCTTTAGCCAATTTTTCAAGAAGTTCTTCTTTCTCCTCATCGCTGGCAAATGAAGCTTCAATTGCCGTCTTATTATGAGCATAAAAGTCTTGAACTGAGCTATCAAAATGCTTGTGATAGAGTTCGTACTCTTTGGTCAGGTTTGTATCAGAAACGGTACGATTGTCCGTATTAATAGTAATATTAGCCCCTGCCGCTTTCATTTTTAGATAAGGAAAATCAGTAACTGTAACAGCTGCCTTGGTCTGGAGATTACTTGTTAAACATAACTCTCCTGTGACACCATTTTTGACAAACTCTTCCAAAAGCTCGGGTTCTTGAGCCAAAATCGTTGCATGGCCATTACGCTTAATTCCCATGGCAATCGACTCAGCCAAAAAGGCAGGGCAACCACACTCACCAGCATGAAAAGTCATCGGACGGTTGTAACTTTGGACTTGTTCAATCAAAGGTTTAATCGCTTTAGGTCCATAATGATGTTCATCTCCAGCAAAATCAAAACCAACAAAGTCACTATTTTCAACTTCATTTGCTTCATCAAGAATACGAGCCGTTAATTCTTGATCTGATTGGCGCATGCCACAAACTAGGGCCTTGGCTACAATACCAAATTCTTCTTGAGCTTGACGTAAGCCTTGACAAACAGCATCAATGGTCTCAGCGACAGTCAATCCCTTATCCATTGACAATTCTGGAGCAAAACGCACTTCAATATAGATGACATTTTCAAGAGCAGCCTGTTTTG
Above is a window of Streptococcus salivarius DNA encoding:
- the add gene encoding adenosine deaminase — encoded protein: MTAIDFHKLAKTELHCHLDGSLSLETIRHLADLAQIELPEDDAELKHHVTAPATCESLLDYLEAFDYIRPLLQTKEALTIAAYDVAKQAALENVIYIEVRFAPELSMDKGLTVAETIDAVCQGLRQAQEEFGIVAKALVCGMRQSDQELTARILDEANEVENSDFVGFDFAGDEHHYGPKAIKPLIEQVQSYNRPMTFHAGECGCPAFLAESIAMGIKRNGHATILAQEPELLEEFVKNGVTGELCLTSNLQTKAAVTVTDFPYLKMKAAGANITINTDNRTVSDTNLTKEYELYHKHFDSSVQDFYAHNKTAIEASFASDEEKEELLEKLAKAYS
- the prfA gene encoding peptide chain release factor 1 → MNIYDQLQAVEDRYEELGELLSDPEVVSDTKRFMELSREEANTRETVTAYREYKQVIQSISDAEEMIKEASGDPDLEEMAKEELKESKAAKEEYEERLKILLLPKDPNDDKNIILEIRGAAGGDEAALFAGDLLAMYQKYAETQGWRFEVMEASYNGVGGIKEVVAMVSGQSVYSKLKYESGAHRVQRVPVTESQGRVHTSTATVLVMPEVEEVEYEIDPKDLRVDIYHASGAGGQNVNKVATAVRMVHIPTGIKVEMQEERTQQKNRDKAMKIIRARVADHFAQIAQDEQDAERKSTVGTGDRSERIRTYNFPQNRVTDHRIGLTLQKLDTILAGKLDEVVDALVLYDQTQKLEELNK
- a CDS encoding thymidine kinase; the protein is MAQLYFRYGTMNSGKSIEILKVAYNYEEQGKPVVLLTSRLDNRDGVGYISSRIGMKRKAYPIGDDTDIFGYIAHMDPRPYCVLVDEAQFLTRANVYDLARIVDELDIPVMAFGLKNDFQNNLFEGSKYLLLLSDKIDEIKTICHYCSRKATMVLRMEDGKPVYEGAQVQIGGHESYISVCRKHWFNPPQENIIPLNKAENDY